The Perca fluviatilis chromosome 17, GENO_Pfluv_1.0, whole genome shotgun sequence region CTTAAAGTAAGCAAATTGGAGACATCACTGCAATACCACCATCCCATTCAACTCAGTGTTCCTTCCATGCACAGGCTTTACACATAATCTCACTACAGTTCAGTTCAGACGAAGTATAAATCATCACATATACCACGAGGAAATTCAGATGGTTTACTTTTTCTTTGATTAAATTCACCATGGAGGAAAAATCAATCAAACTACTAATACAATCAAATCAGTCTTATCCTTTGTACCATCTTTTAAAACCTGTATtctgtttgttattgttttgttatgAACTTTGTGGAGTTTTAAAGGTACCACAAATATAAAATGATAATGTTATATAGTTCTGGGAAAGAAGCATTTATGGAAAGTCTAGATATCCACATTTCCTTTGGCATATCTTAAAAGTTAGCACACCTTTTATTTATCATCAGATGAGACATTTCTGTTGCCTGGTTTGTTATTTTGCACTTATGACAGCGGCTGGCATTCAACCAAGATTACCAAGATAAATGTATTGTTGGCCTCGAGGCATCAAGACAGACACTGTTTCTCTGGATATCTTCTGTATCATCTGTCCCTTGTGAGTTAAAAGACATACAGCgttgtggagataggtctggcaatgcgagactaaaagACATGAACGTTGGTTTGACAGAAAATAACAGCAAGGTGACagctttatgtttttatttgattgcTCAAAAATACATCATTTTCGAGGTCATTGGGCACAAAAGGTGAGTTCACATCATGTTTCAGTAAGAGTCCACAAACTATTAGCTAGGTGAAGAGGCTTTCCTCTACAGAAGTGCTTGAGCACTATTAAACCATGCATAGCTATATGTTGCCATGGAAACCTTTGAGATTATGTagcatgtattacctgcaggaaAACATAACATTGTGCTTTATTTGAACAACACCTTATTTGCATCATCAATATATATCCTATGAACTTGTATTCATAATTTAATTTCCCCAACATCTTATTCACTGGTATACAATCTTGACTCCATTTAAGATTACGTATACAGATAGAGTTTAAGTGCCCAAAATGTGAATGTTCAAGTAATGTGAAATAATATTTTCTTAAAGTGATTATAAATGAGGCAATTCTATTTATATTCTAGTCTTGCTATATACAAGCCAAAAGCAATCAGGCAATTATACATGTGCATCATGCCCCTTTATAAAACACTAAAAGGCTGAAAACCATAAATAAATAGGATAATATTGGACACATAAAAAACTCAGCATATGGATTGCTAAGCCTTCTTTAATTGTTATCTGGTCCTTgactaataaataataaactgtatgaaTCTGATTTATTTACATAACTATAATTTAGCTAATGCAATACTGTTACCAAAACATCCTTTTCGTGCTTTTTAAACACGTCTCTGACCTGGTGTATTTTCTTCTTAAGTGACTAGTTGTGTTATTGCTGACATGTCCAAATAAAGCAATTTTAGGATAGAAACCACTCATAGAGCTAGCCATTTCTAATATTTTTACAAGGGGAAACAAGTTTGTTGCTACTTACCAAGATGATAACTCCTGATATTTGAgtaaaattcaccaaaaaagaTTCACCCTGAAGTACACATGTAAATAccttcaaaagaaaaaatagcCTGCCGGTCTTCTATAATCTGTACAGAATCTCAGAGAGTCTCACAGAGTTTGGATGCATTGGTTACTACTGGCTTACTACTTCATTACATAACTAAGGCTAAAATAACCATTAAGCACCAATATAATTCCATGCGGAAGAAAATCCCCCAGCAGATTTGTACTTCAGTCTTAAGATATTCAAATTGATACTCCAGTAATTTACTGTTGCACTTCCAATAAGTTTGGGGATTTGTGAGAGACAAATTTCAAAGGGAGTGGtcaaaatatatgtatgtatctatataGAGAGGTCGAGATATTCTGACTTTGagtcctacatttcccataatgcaactcaatgGTATCTTATAACCTTGCAGCTTGGTAGAGTTTTCAAACTGCTTGTTACAAATTTGTACAAGTCCAAGCCGAGATTACTCAAGTCAGTTTCTCTGACTTGAAAAAGCTCTTCCAGAGCCTGTGAAAACACTGTGTAGTAATCTTCATATGAGGAAATGGTGGAGTGACCCTTTaatgtaaacagaaacataatttCAAGATCATGTGGAAAGCAGTGGTTGTCTATAAAACAGCACGACGAATTCAGTCAGTTGTCCTTTCAAAGAGAATGACATCTACCTTGGTTTTCAGGGCCCGGTAGCTGCTCGTTAGAGGCCAGTCAGACTGGACAATAACTGTAAATTCTTCAAATACAGTTTGGCAATAGTAAAAATTCCCAAGAATCAATGGGGTtcaataaataatgttttactGTGAAAAAGCCTTTAAGCACAGAATAATGCGTAGTCCTGCTACAGTCCTTTAAAAGCCTGGTGTCTCTGTCAGAGCCCAGCATGAGGAACATGTTGTTCCAGCTCCGAAGAGAACAAGACATTGCTCATACCAGAACTTCCGGGGCACTCCTCCTTGCCCCCAAGTTATCCCTCATACTACACACCCATTGAAACGTGTACGTCGTACGTACGTTGGTGCAGAAATACTTTCTCTGTAAAGTATATGTTTATCTTtcagccccacacacacacacacacacacacacacattagaactATATATACTCTCATAAATCAGTTCTTTATGGTGCTGAATAGGtgtacacacaatacacaaaatgAGGCCATGCATTCTGAAAACACAAGTTATAGAGCAGAAGAGAGTAGATTAGTAAGTGGAAGCAGGAGCTTGTTTTGTGCTTGAAAATCTGGGAGTGACGGCCACTTTCAACAGCTGGTTCACtcactctcttacacacacacacaactgtccATAACTTACGCAGTATCCTTACATCAGGAGGAACCACTCAGCCTGTCTGATGCCACGGTGTAAGGGCAACTTTTGTCCTAGAAGATCTCAGGGCATTGACTCCAGTCCTGTCTGTCTTTGGCCTCCCAGTAGCCGCCCCTGTAGATGTAGGTGCTTTCTCCCGTTGTATCATCTGTCCTCTTCTCAAACCACAGTGGCTGGTAACCTTCGATGTCTTGCCCTAATGACACAGAAGCATGTATTCTTAAGGCATTGCTCGAATGTGTCCTATTTTCCAGAATATCACAATGTCTTACTTTCTCCTTTCACTCTAACTATTACACCCATCTTGGAACATAATCAGAACTCTTGTCAGGAGAAAGGTGAATCCAAATTACTGGCATTCACTTCGTCCGAAAGGCTCCTTTGTAATCTTACAATTACTGCCAAATCTGCAGTTAAGGTGATTTTAAGCTTTGACTGTATATGTCCCACTTTAAGAAATAGACAAAAAGTTTTTTAGTTTAAGGCTATAGTAAAAATGATGGATAAAGATCAGTAACCTTTATTCTTGTTGGATGCAAATTTAGATCTTGCTGTTGCCCACGGCCAGTGGTTAAACCAACATCTGTGTTGAAGGTAATGTGAATGACATGTAAGAGGTAAAAGGCAGAAACTCTATCTTAAAGATCTCCTCCAGACatgttttaaaataattattactctactttgaaaaacaatttgtgtctgacacaaaaaaagttcaatttcacagttaaaaaaaaatcttagtcATATCTACTCCTTCTCCCTTCTTGAACAATCCAGAATATCTGAATATGCAAATATTATtaatttcaaaattaaaactACTGGATACAAGATGTCTCCTACTTCACTAAAAAAATCCACTCTCAGTGTACGTGCACTGAAGGTTTCAGTTTCCACATCGCATTTGTGTAAATTGCATATTGGCCCTAGCATCCAAACTAGTTGGGATGTCACAAAATCCTGCTTATACGTTTATGGGTTAAACTCAGATTTCAACTGAGTAGATACATTTGAAAAGATCCTCTAGTCTCAAACTGCACATACAtcattctgcacagtgaagctCAAACATCCGATTGAAGTAACAATAAGCGAAACACATTTTGCTCATGGGTTTCCTTGTTCTCACCTTCCTCCAGGGCCTGGTTGGCTTGTGCCTCCCTTCTTTTCCTCTCCAGCCTCTGACACTCCTCCAAACGCTGCTTTTGGGTGTTTGCTTCATCCCACACACCTGCCTCCATTAGTCGCTGGTCTGGCCGTAGACGACTGTCAGTGGGCGCAATACCCTCTTCTGGCTCATTGAGAGTCAGAGCCAAGGAGGAGAAAAAGTGCATGTTCTCTGCATTATCTCTGGAGAGTGAACAatagaagagaaagagaaataggAGAGGGCAGATGACAAAGGGGTGTAGGTTGAAATGCCACATTCAATCTTCAAGGTAAGGTAGAAATGTGTTAGATAAGATTGACATACGGGAGAGGATATTTTTTCCACAATAGTTTGGGCTGAAGGGTCTGATAAACTGTCTTTTGTTTGCCTTCAGACCCTCCGCATCCTTGGCTGCTGTCCACTATTTTGGCACTCTCCATCTTGTCGTCCCAGGTTCCTGACAGGATGTAACGGGCTGTGCCCTCTCTGTCCTCTATCACTCCTGTCACCTAGAGACACCAAAGAAGATCACAGACAGGAAGAGTTCACTTATATTCACTCTCTGACTGCTAGGCACTGACATATTCACAGCTGGGTACTACTTTCCTTTTTAAATTCTAATTTGGGCAGCTCCTTCAGATTTTGAGTGTGTTTAAATCATATATCAATTGTGCTCATTAGACTATATCAAACAGAATAAAAGTTGAAGAGATAAAAGGCATCTGCTCCTCACTAGCTGATGAGTGTGACTTTCTCCTGGATAGAAGCTTATATTATGACACAAACATGGTTTTTAGGAATAAGACATCTCGTCAAGGTTATCCACACTGGTGAGCACTAAGAGGATACAAGATTTATTAAACATCTTGAGTACCAATATTAGACAAGAGTGACGCAAACAGCGTTTCTTGACACAGTCATGTGTAGCTGCAGTGTAAAACTGTGTAAATGCAATGAAATCTGACTGAAGGCAACCAACACAGATGGTGGTTACTGCTATCTGTCTGTTGCCCATCTGAAACAACTCCCTACAGAACGGAAACAACAGACTTACTTTACGTGGGACTTCTCTGGAGAAGTAGCTGTAGGGGGAGAATTTGAGACGGCAGGTGTCCTTGGTATTGATGTTTACAATGTCAATGTCCCCAGACTGCCAACAGCAACAGACAGGAAAACAAATTACTTTCctcagtaacacacacacacacacacacacacacacacacacacacacacacaacacacaacacacacatttttggaGTGAAATTCTACAATATAAGTGATTACCGGTATTTTCACTTTTGTACTAGTCTAAAAATAAGCAGAAACTCACAAAAGGCAGATTGTGGTTTTGACAGTTAAAGTAGAGAGGGGCACACCTGATCAATCCAAAGTTTCCCCACAATAATGTTGTGCACCGTTGAAGTCACTTTGCTCCACACGTAGTGGTTTCCGCTTGAGTGGAACTGCAAGTGAATGTTTCCTACAGTGATGTGATGGACgacacacaaacatcaaaaaggtgaataacattacagttttataatTACTTGAATATGGTGAATTATTCATGTTCCaagaaatattttgtgtgtatttacagATCGTATATGGCTTGTAGTGGtatatattatactgtatagtgATTGTCAAAATCAATTCACTTGTTTCTTACCTAACGGCATGACAGAAATATATTTCCCACGAAACTTGCTATCAATAGTGATGTGCTGCCATAGGGTCCATCCTCGCTGTGATGTCACATGGTGGGCAGCAGCTGGTGGGTGATGACTGACCTGTGGGTGAATGGTATTAACTGTTGTCAGCAGAGGCAATATAGACCCCATActgtattgatgtttttgtactTCACTGCGGTGTGTGTAAAATATACCTGTAAAGCCAAATTTCCATCAGGCACGTCTGTGCTGCCTTCCGGAGGCGCTGCGACCCCCGTGAGCAGTCACAGCCATTTAAatcaatgcttgatattccaccaccCGCATCACGGCGCATCCCAGAAGCGTGCGAGAAGCGGCTCTCCACTccgctccgctaaagatacgcACCAGGTGgtcgggttagctcagttggtagagcaggcgcacatatatagaggtgtatacctcgacgcagaaggtccagatTTGGAGTCCGACCTGAgaggatttcctgcatgtcatccccctctctctcctagCTATCTGttctttccattaaaggctgaaatgtgTGGGGTGTTCTATCAGAcaggcaggaagtgaaacagcaaaagcatccagtcaatttaccaaaagacaccCCCCAATATCtatgtctcctctacaacaaCATGGACaacgagagattcatcttggtAGTGGAAAAACACAATAGACCGCAAACCGTTTTTATAAGGAAAGAACTCCAGAAAAGAGAGGGCATGGAGTTTAATTGTAGGAGTGCCTGGAGTGGatggtagatactagcttaataaacacgtgATTATTCTTTCAAGCACTTGAGTCGTGCAGGCAAGACACTCCGCTTCTGAGACACTCCCGGTGTGGTAATGGACGGAACAGCCGACATGCAACACAGACGCGCCTGGTGGAAAATCTGGGTAAGgacatgtgtctgtgtttgtttcacCTGCTCAGAGATGGAGCGATAACCATACTCCTCCAGTCGGTCCAGCTCGTATGTCTCCCCCAACAGAGGGTTAAAGGGCTTGGCTGTACGATGGACTGTGGTGGAGTAGGAGGAGACAGAAAAGGCCGCCACCAGGCACATTTGCTCCAGAGTGGAGTCACAGCGGGCTGCCCGGTCTAGAAGCTCGCTGTACTCCAGATCCTCCGTCAGACGCTGCAGCATCGACAACGGCTCGTTGAAGTTTACCTGCAAtcccacacagacagaaaaggtCTCCTTGTAAGTCAATCAAATTCCAAAACTATATTACAGCCAATTTGTactatttgtttttcatttacagGCATGGGTATCTTGGACAGGTCTTTGCCAATAcagttcttcatgatgctccaCAGGTTAAGGGAATAATTGGGTTTGTCAGGAATGCGACTGCGTCTTGTTCTTCGTAGCTGCATGTGGTTGGTGCCTGAGCTGTCCTGAAAAAATATGACaacattttacatgtttttaacTTTAGTGTAAGTGCATATCGGTGTATATAGCAATAAGGAGTAAGAAAACAGCATGCTTGGGACCTACATTCTCATTGTGAGTCCAGTCATTGGACATTCCTCCGCTCATCATACTCTGATTACTTCCTGAGCGCCTGAGAGAAAGCAACATcattaaaatacagtttaaagTAACTGTGCTTGTGGCTGATCAAGAACACAGCTCTGATATCGGTCTGTATAGAGATGATTTCTTACTTGTGCTGTATGTTGCCACTAGTAGTCACAGTTATGAATGCATGGGAGTCCTCCATGGCATCGAAGAACTCTGCCTCTTCATTCTCGTCACTCGCGTCCCCCTCCTGAGACCGCTCCACACCTACAGCAACAAACACAGGACAAGGGGATGGGTTATCTGAGTGTTTTCAGTATAAAAATCATACATATTGAGGTGCTGCTTTACAAGGGGTGGCCAAATAACAGTGACACCTTACCATAATACGTGAGACTCGATTCAACTTGATTATCATTGCTTAATTGTTTGCATCTGATGCTTCAGCACTTATTTGGCCTGTAAGTTGCTTTATGTTGCcatgaaaactaaaaaaataggGAATAGTAGTGGCAACTTAGTTGCTGCCTTGATTACAGCTATAAGTAGCAACCATTGTAAAATAATTTAATGTAGCTAAAAAAACAAGTCTGAAAGATTATGAGAATATAtgccaaacaaaaaaactgtgcTAACAAAGAGGAACAGCTGTGACAAAAAGACCCTCGACAACACTAATTGGAAGGCATTCAATGAGATATTTGATTCACACGCTAATATCTATGGCctcaaaatgtgttttcaattaaatcaactattATACCGGTCACGTAACTGGTAGTTTAGGAGGGCTGTTTTGTTAGGTATTTCTTTTACTTTCTATGTAGATAAATGCACTAAAGATTGAGATATGATAAGTCTGACTGAGCCACATTTCTGTGGTAGACATGCATCACTAATAATGGCCAGAAGAGGGCCATATTCTTATTCTGGGTAGACTATACTTTGCCTTTCACACTAAAGAGAGTGTCTCACCTGTATATGAGGTGGGATTCTCCTTCCAGGCTCTCTCTAAGCTGTTGTGCTGTTTGGCTAACTGTTCGATGGTCTCCTCCAGATGATGACGCTGCTCTCTC contains the following coding sequences:
- the osbp2a gene encoding oxysterol-binding protein 2, with the protein product MNELVKSLPSPTLPGLQLPCLDTGSYKGWLFKWTNYLKGYQRRWFVLSNGLLSYYRTQAEMAHTCRGTIPLATAYIEVGDTCHLVLTSGGRSYHLKATSEGECQRWVSAMQQAKANSTLMMHHSDDSGDEGPVPQEDRVLTQGVLKTLASKLDDLSTCNELIGKHGAALQRSLSELEELRGSADSTDRVKSVNERATLFRITSNAMINVCRDFLDVAESQSRRWQKTLQHEREQRHHLEETIEQLAKQHNSLERAWKENPTSYTGVERSQEGDASDENEEAEFFDAMEDSHAFITVTTSGNIQHKRSGSNQSMMSGGMSNDWTHNENDSSGTNHMQLRRTRRSRIPDKPNYSLNLWSIMKNCIGKDLSKIPMPVNFNEPLSMLQRLTEDLEYSELLDRAARCDSTLEQMCLVAAFSVSSYSTTVHRTAKPFNPLLGETYELDRLEEYGYRSISEQVSHHPPAAAHHVTSQRGWTLWQHITIDSKFRGKYISVMPLGNIHLQFHSSGNHYVWSKVTSTVHNIIVGKLWIDQSGDIDIVNINTKDTCRLKFSPYSYFSREVPRKVTGVIEDREGTARYILSGTWDDKMESAKIVDSSQGCGGSEGKQKTVYQTLQPKLLWKKYPLPDNAENMHFFSSLALTLNEPEEGIAPTDSRLRPDQRLMEAGVWDEANTQKQRLEECQRLERKRREAQANQALEEGQDIEGYQPLWFEKRTDDTTGESTYIYRGGYWEAKDRQDWSQCPEIF